AAAACTATGCCAAAAGCTAGCCCATGAGAGGGAGTGAAGACTTTAATCTTTATAAGAACCACGATCTTCTCTTCCTTCACCGATGTGATACCATCTTAGTCGCCCCTGAGCTAGTTCTTGGCTTAGTTTTTACCCACCACAAGTGTTGATCATCTGCACTTTTTTTTGAGTTAAAATGATCAATTGTATACTTTTTATCAATTGGTTGTTATCCTATTTGATAGTGCACAGCTAGGAGCGAAGGTTCTTGGTTGTAGATTCAAGGGCCGTTACGTTTGCGAACGAAGTGAATTTGTCGGGCTTTTGTCCGATAGATTTGCAAGGAATATTTCACAAAAATTTCAGAAGTAAAATATATCGGGACCTTTTCCGGGAAATAGATGAATTGTTGTAAATTTTTTCTTGAAACAAATTTTACAAAGATTAAAACAAACAACAGAAAATTTAATTTTAggataaaatttattttaccgACTATTTAACgttgaaacaaacggagcctaaaagggcaaataaaaatgaaaaatgcacAAACCGCCCCACCCATAGGGAAACTGTTTTGGAACCGGCCAGGATCGAATCGGGATCGAATCGTCGAGACCGACTTTATATATAACTACGGGTTTGAGCGATTCATCGTAATCTTTTTCTTCCCGCGCTAATGCGAAGCCTCAGTCAGGGAGAGGGAGTAGGGTTTCAGCTTGAAGTAGAGATAAGTTCGGTTGCCGGTGGTTACCAGTAATCCTTCGTCTACTTCTTGCCTCAATTGGACAAACTGATCATTGGAAGGTCGCAATTTGTCCCTCAAAACAAAGAATTTTGGAAATGTTTGGGTTCTCTGGAGCAGCTCTCAAATCCACTCGTCTTCTTCCACTCTGTGCAGCTCCCACCTGCAGCATCACCACCGCTACcagctcctcctcctcttcataTCCACTTCTTTTTCAATGCAAACTAAGAAGTAGGATTAGGGTTTCGTCTGTTTCTGGGAAGCTCACCAATTTAACTTTAAGAGCCCGTGCGACCGAATCTGTAGGCGTTTCCCCCCTGCAAACCGACGGTGACTTTTGGGAGGATCCTGACGATGGCAGTGGCAGCGAATAcgaggatgatgatgaagatggcgAAGAAAACAATCTGGATTTCGAGAGCGACTGGGAAGACCAAGTAGGAGGAGATTCTCATGCAACTCTTACCACTAATACTGATAAATCCCCAACAGCTCAGTATGAAAATGACCTAGCCAGAGGTATTTTTCTATCCCTTCACGGTCTCACTTTCTTGTGAGTTGCGATTTTTTTCCCTCATACCTGTTTGGTGAAATTACGGTGTTGGAATAATATCGAAATGTGTATGCTTATCACACATCCCAATTCGGGCATCCACCATTGTTAATCGTGCTCATTTGGTAAGGCTTGCGACGAACTTTGTATGATTTAGCTGCTGTCATATCTTACATTCATTTAGACGAAAGGTGTAAGTCCATATCATTCTTTATTCGTTTACCATGACAATTATACTGCAGGAAAGATAGAGGAGGCCTTATCCCTGCAAGTTTTAGAGGAGAACCCAAACCTGGATGGTGttgtctcttctttttattcattAAGCTTGATTTAGTTAGACTTCTTTCTCATTATATTGACTAATTTTCATTCAGCAGTGCTGAATGCCTACTTTATTTTTCCTGCTTTCTAATTTCTAGAACTGAAATTCCTACTCCAATTTCTTGTACAAAAAACCCTTGCCTTCTACAAACAAATAGGGTAAGGTAAAGAGTTTATTCTTCcaaaaggaaggagaggagaaataGGAGATGGGGTAGGACTTATGAATACAGAGcagaaacaaaaagagagaaaatagtcGGCGGATTTGGAATTTCAATGAGACTTACAaggtaaagaaagaaaaaagaaaaggattccTAGCCAAGTTTAGACCTATCTTGAAACTGATACTTAAACCTTAAGGCAAAAGTTCTCTCTTCTAATGGGAAAACTTGTAATACTCATGTAGAATACAATTATATGTGACATACACAACTTGCACTTGTTGTGCAAGGGTTCACTCTATTTATGTTGTTACTATGTGTAGAGAAAAAACTTATTTCTTAGTGGATGAAACCACCTTTCTTTGAAATATATATGACATTAGTGAAACATTAACATTTCTTTAATTATTGCAGAGGTTGAACAGCTATTGAGTCCAGAAGAAAAAGCAATTTTTCAACAGAATGAATCTCCTGTTCTCAGTAAAATATCTACTGTTGAGTATCGAAAACCCTGAGTGTTGTTCTCATTCCATCTTTTCTGCAGTACTTCTGCAGTCTTTCCTGCTGCATGTTACCAAACTTTGAGCGTATATTCTACACATAAGCTCCGGAAGCTCTAAAATTTCAACTAACCACAGAATTTGATTGCAGTAATGAGATATTCTGTATCTATTTCTGGCATTTACTGCTAAACCTTTGACTATTTAAATCCTGTAACTCCACTGCAGACAAAATGGAGCCCACTTCATACTCTTGCACTATCAGGGCAGATTCCTTTCATGGATAGACTACTTGAGCAAGGTGTTGATATTGATACTGTTGACAAGGttagttcaaatttttttttatctatttaaAGAGTAGTCCGATGCTTCAACCTCCTTGGTCTCCTCTTTTACCTTAGTGATGGAGCTTCAGTAGGTTTGGTAACACAGGATGGCTACACTGCACTTCACAAGGCTGTTATTGGTAAAAAAGAACCTGTTATTAGTCATCTTTTAAGGAAAGGTGCAAACCCCCATCTCAGAGATAAGGTAATGACAGCACTCCTTGTATTCTAAGTAGGTTTAATTTCTGCGTTCAACTCCACAGAACTGGGAACCTGATAATTACTCTCCCGTCAGGATGGTGCTACACCGCTTCATTATGCAGTGCAAGTTGGGGCATTGCAAACTGTGAAACTATTGATTAAGCACAAGGTTGATGTAAATGTTACTGACAATGTGAGTGAGGCTTTCCATTATTCTTTTCCTGAATATGATGttgttttttaagttttattttcattataactgataagttttaaaattttcaggAAGGCTGGACCCCGCTGCATGTTGCTATACAAAGTAGGCATAGAGACATAGCTAAAATTTTGTTAGTCAATGGCGCTGATAAGACAAGAAGAAATAAGGCAAGTATTGTGAGATtcatgttagtcatgatgcacAATGACACATGCTATGGATCCTAAATTTTTTTCTGTCCACCTGAAGGATTCACTCCCTTGTTTTCCTCTTTCCCATGTGAAATTCAATCTGCTGTCTGTTTGTGAGAAGAGAGAGTGAGTGGAAGGGATTTGGGTGGGGGTGGACGAAGCTGGGCTCATTCACACTCAAGGAGGAAAATCATGAACCTTCtgatttttatgaaaattcGGGTGGAGTGAAGCTAAATTTGAAACATGGGATCCCTTTGTCCGGCTTTTTTTCATACATTAATCAAATGtgcagagaaaaaaaatgattatttttttcccctcttttttccACACAAATAGACAGCCATGGAATGCACAAAAAGTGGCATCTTTGTTTCCAGGTAAAAACCGCTGAAAAGGATAAGTTTCAGGTTTGACAGATCTTATCtgaaaattttacttttatGTTGGGGTTCAACGCGGTAGGTGGAAAAATAGTCCCaccttttgaggatgagttctacccaagtccctaacatTTTTTACATGGTTTCTGTGTGGAAATGGAACCAAAAGAACTTGATGCTGAAATCAGGATCTTTGTATTTTCACCCAAGGGATTCATGAA
The nucleotide sequence above comes from Telopea speciosissima isolate NSW1024214 ecotype Mountain lineage chromosome 3, Tspe_v1, whole genome shotgun sequence. Encoded proteins:
- the LOC122656825 gene encoding ankyrin repeat domain-containing protein EMB506, chloroplastic yields the protein MFGFSGAALKSTRLLPLCAAPTCSITTATSSSSSSYPLLFQCKLRSRIRVSSVSGKLTNLTLRARATESVGVSPLQTDGDFWEDPDDGSGSEYEDDDEDGEENNLDFESDWEDQVGGDSHATLTTNTDKSPTAQYENDLAREVEQLLSPEEKAIFQQNESPVLSKISTTKWSPLHTLALSGQIPFMDRLLEQGVDIDTVDKDGYTALHKAVIGKKEPVISHLLRKGANPHLRDKDGATPLHYAVQVGALQTVKLLIKHKVDVNVTDNEGWTPLHVAIQSRHRDIAKILLVNGADKTRRNKDGKTPLDVSLCYGKDFKSYDLAKLLKILPVSIDP